A genomic window from Yarrowia lipolytica chromosome 1D, complete sequence includes:
- a CDS encoding uncharacterized protein (Compare to YALI0D07150g, similar to Saccharomyces cerevisiae PRR1 (YKL116C); ancestral locus Anc_2.457, weakly similar to uniprot|Q9C2E8 Neurospora crassa Conserved hypothetical protein), with protein MVESSDSPPNSNGTPSSTSANRHIPTDTSNTNGTTAKRLSGVNDDVPVAIQQLAVTPTNQQGEWFFKSPSSYTTPKAMGTVLSGLQVQIPTEDGRTSILTTPPPAGRQRSSTLSSDTPGGQSSATSFIDLTPLPSPNLFSDPNAPGVFRYFNGNSPPMASISRMPSLRYKKETSPVPQLAPSAGEPEPTGRRVMSEYHSGPFPSSPSTVHPVSAGHHTRHVIPSRLRTEADSIHVIKSPKRSALSDEEKSPDLSTPSTARPQSSGAASLPQHVPQRVVSVATTNSELDYHSQMLKREQHLRQRQREREQADDDGLAEYSKTAHPLGSSLDSQSSVRSSTTTASSAHTSPELTASQPPSSSIYDAYDIDMNKTSWRELRPLGRGAFSRVVLAVPHTRQNYDEAHAQRDHNLVAIKIVEVAAAGGASRERIESGLRRELDILKHVQHPSLIKLLAFNIDDNRALMVLQYCRGGDLFDLASSHRNELTSLLVRRIFAEVVNAVMYLHSQNIVHRDIKLENVLLNIPVEEMLTLDPVTYPYSLVTLTDLGLARRIDPSEPTLTTRCGSEDYVPPELLMGQPYDGRQTDSWALGVLLYAIMEGRLPFDAPRTSGGGRSRGRTAHRIARIEWSWGVFKDEPDGTPNTSPNPTGLGVPTGQWDREAWTGGKEIVKGCLQRRNKRWSAFEIGQRPWVKEVLPKRLIMRASIDGMAVETKMVSVDTRDVERAASEPARTEPATIKA; from the coding sequence ATGGTAGAGTCCTCCGACTCACCACCCAATAGTAATGGGACACCCAGCTCGACGTCGGCCAACAGACACATTCCAACAGACACATCCAACACAAACGGCACGACCGCAAAACGACTCAGCGGTGTGAACGATGACGTCCCTGTCGCTATCCAACAGCTGGCAGTGACGCCCACAAACCAGCAGGGAGAATGGTTCTTCAAGTCGCCGTCATCTTACACCACCCCCAAGGCCATGGGCACGGTTCTGTCGGGTCTCCAGGTCCAGATCCCCACCGAGGACGGCCGAACGTCGATTCTGACAACGCCACCGCCCGCAGGACGACAACGGTCCTCCACACTGTCCTCTGATACTCCGGGTGGCCAGAGCAGCGCCACCAGCTTCATCGACCTCACGCCGCTGCCATCGCCTAACCTCTTTTCGGACCCCAATGCCCCCGGCGTCTTCCGCTACTTCAACGGCAACTCGCCACCCATGGCGTCCATTTCGCGCATGCCGTCGCTGCGATACAAGAAGGAAACGTCTCCGGTCCCGCAGCTGGCTCCATCGGCAGGAGAGCCGGAGCCCACAGGGCGCCGGGTCATGTCCGAATACCACTCTGGACCGTTCCCATCGTCACCGTCAACCGTACACCCTGTGTCTGCGGGCCACCATACCCGCCATGTCATCCCGTCACGGTTGCGCACAGAAGCAGACTCGATCCATGTAATCAAGTCACCCAAAAGATCGGCGCTcagcgacgaggagaaATCGCCCGATTTGAGCACGCCGTCCACGGCTCGTCCGCAGTCGTCCGGAGCCGCCTCCCTGCCCCAGCATGTTCCCCAGCGAGTCGTGTCTGTGGCCACGACAAACTCGGAACTCGACTACCACTCGCAGATGCTCAAACGAGAGCAGCACCTGCGTCAGCGGCAACGGGAGCGAGAACAGGCCGATGACGACGGACTCGCCGAGTACAGCAAGACTGCCCATCCATTGGGTTCGTCACTGGACTCGCAATCGAGCGTGCGGTCTTCAACCACGACTGCCTCGTCGGCTCACACTTCCCCAGAGCTCACTGCTTCTCAGCCACCGTCGTCGTCCATTTACGACGCCTACGATATTGACATGAACAAGACGTCGTGGCGAGAATTGAGGCCTCTGGGACGAGGAGCGTTCAGTCGGGTCGTTCTTGCCGTTCCACACACCCGGCAGAACTACGACGAGGCCCATGCCCAACGAGACCATAATCTCGTGGCCATCAAGATTGTGGAAGTGGCTGCTGCCGGTGGAGCATCTCGTGAGCGAATCGAGTCTGGCCTACGCCGAGAActcgacattctcaagcacGTGCAGCACCCGTCGCTCATCAAGCTACTGGCGTTCAACATTGATGACAACCGTGCACTCATGGTTCTGCAATACTGCCGCGGCGGTGATCTGTTCGATCTGGCCTCCAGCCACAGAAACGAGCTCACGAGTCTTCTTGTTCGACGTATCTTTGCTGAGGTAGTCAATGCGGTCATGTATCTGCACTCGCAAAACATTGTTCACCGTGACATTAAGCTGGAAAACGTTCTTCTCAATATCCccgtggaggagatgctTACATTGGATCCCGTGACCTACCCATACAGTCTAGTCACGTTGACGGACCTGGGTCTCGCTCGTCGCATTGACCCCAGCGAGCCCACACTCACCACCCGCTGCGGCTCCGAGGACTACGTGCCTCCCGAGCTGCTCATGGGTCAGCCCTACGACGGCCGCCAGACCGACTCGTGGGCTCTTGGTGTACTTTTGTACGCCATCATGGAGGGTCGGCTTCCGTTTGACGCGCCCCGAACGTCTGGGGGTGGCCGGTCTCGTGGCCGGACGGCCCACCGGATTGCCCGGATCGAGTGGTCCTGGGGCGTGTTCAAGGACGAGCCCGATGGAACACCTAATACGTCTCCCAACCCCACCGGTCTAGGCGTGCCCACTGGCCAGTGGGATCGCGAGGCGTGGACCGGCGGCAAGGAGATTGTAAAGGGCTGTCTACAGCGGCGCAACAAGCGGTGGTCAGCGTTTGAAATTGGCCAGAGGCCGTgggtcaaggaggtgctgcCCAAGCGGCTCATTATGCGCGCTTCCATTGACGGTATGGCTGTGGAAACCAAGATGGTCAGTGTTGATACCCGGGACGTAGAGCGGGCGGCTTCGGAGCCTGCCCGAACCGAGCCTGCTACGATCAAGGCGTAA
- a CDS encoding uncharacterized protein (Compare to YALI0D07128g, similar to uniprot|P36017 Saccharomyces cerevisiae YOR089c VPS21 GTP-binding protein), translating into MSAPRKTTSVKLVLLGEAAVGKSSLVLRFVSNEFQENKEPTIGAAFLTQKCNFPDRTIKFEIWDTAGQERFASLAPMYYRNAQTALVVYDITKPQSFIKARHWVSELKSQASPGIIIALVGNKRDLVDDDESARKVAEDEGKQLAEEEGLLFFETSAKTGLNVKDVFMAIAQKIPEEQKAPSGGLRGAEEDSRVDLNSAVAGPESSCAC; encoded by the coding sequence ATGTCTGCCCCCAGAAAAACCACCAGCGTCAAACTGGTGCTGCTCGGCGAGGCCGCGGTCGGCAAGTCGTCGCTGGTGCTGCGGTTCGTCAGCAACGAGTTCCAGGAAAACAAAGAGCCCACCATCGGCGCAGCCTTCCTCACACAAAAGTGCAACTTCCCCGACCGCACAATCAAATTTGAAATCTGGGACACGGCCGGACAGGAGCGATTCGCCTCTCTGGCGCCCATGTACTATCGAAACGCCCAGACCGCGCTCGTGGTCTATGACATCACCAAGCCTCAGTCATTCATCAAGGCCCGACACTGGGTCAGCGAGCTCAAGTCCCAGGCATCTCCAGGCATCATCATTGCCCTGGTCGGCAACAAGCGAGATCTggtggacgacgacgagtctgcCCGAAAGGTGGCGGAGGACGAGGGCAAGCAGCtcgccgaggaggagggtctGCTCTTTTTTGAAACCTCGGCAAAGACCGGCCTCAACGTCAAGGACGTGTTCATGGCCATTGCCCAGAAGATTcccgaggagcagaaggCGCCATCTGGAGGCCTCAGAGGAGCAGAGGAGGACAGCAGGGTCGACCTCAACTCGGCCGTCGCTGGCCCCGAAAGCAGCTGTGCTTGTTAG
- a CDS encoding uncharacterized protein (Compare to YALI0D07106g, weakly similar to uniprot|Q8VC10 Mus musculus Hypothetical 52.2 kDa protein), whose product MSINTVVIGSGPAGLCLSYILHGNIPYYNPHKPHPDPELHRLLAQYEKRPGGKSLLDAVSNRDVLQHVIDKGPHFRSSMLPVNLLLDLLVVSDEINYVSRDQMDSRITWVHEPERAIDHVVIGTHPGGQWAQSDTSTTTPDDQCLSYAEMLSLPGYPFSTHYKEKYGNAPPEFLRPRRKDIASYFDAYPDIVGISDSLIIGTVIEVDIRSKGGYSVSYNGQVGLMTPGSESVPGSPSGPSSQTASWASPKRSPSCRLTTTNVVLATGIFDKPSQFKTHKHANCSSKSLLYNSECTGMTLNELIDKRFNGLFHFDHSDSDVTLVVGSGFSAADIISSTFKQGGRVLHLFKWGDKPCPLKGFPRELYPEYASIYRWMRLAAATQKRSASGAQPTNGVVSTSRKCKFEENGCHYEGLANTKILSAEDGVLKLELPGGEVLTRHVGGVRICVGRTGSLQFLSNRILHALDLAQQEAYTVNKHTISKRILNPRKDKGDPSNGLSDLGHKHTNRPVSNGDPKTPDSAGASPCTYVAAGAPGDAQSCEAMDNAFYGDFQVLPNMYAIGSLAGDSLVRFVLGGAAAVGKLLGV is encoded by the coding sequence ATGTCTATCAACACGGTAGTCATCGGCTCAGGTCCCGCGGGACTCTGTCTCTCCTACATTCTGCACGGCAACATACCCTACTACAACCCCCACAAGCCACATCCTGATCCCGAACTCCACAGGCTGCTGGCTCAGTATGAGAAGAGGCCGGGAGGCAAGTCGCTGCTGGACGCGGTGTCCAACCGAGACGTTTTGCAACACGTGATCGACAAGGGTCCGCATTTCCGATCGTCCATGCTGCCAGTCAACCTgcttctggatctgctggtGGTCTCAGACGAGATCAACTACGTCAGTAGGGACCAAATGGATAGCCGAATCACGTGGGTGCACGAACCCGAGCGGGCGATTGATCACGTGGTCATCGGAACCCATCCTGGAGGCCAATGGGCTCAATCTGATACTTCTACAACCACTCCTGATGACCAATGTTTGAGCTACGCAGAAATGCTGTCTCTCCCAGGCTACCCATTTTCCACGCATTACAAAGAAAAGTACGGCAATGCACCTCCGGAGTTTTTGCGGCCTCGAAGGAAAGATATAGCGTCGTATTTCGACGCCTACCCCGACATTGTGGGCATCTCAGACTCACTAATTATCGGAACCGTAATAGAGGTCGATATCAGAAGCAAGGGAGGCTATTCCGTCAGTTACAACGGTCAGGTTGGTCTTATGACCCCTGGCTCTGAATCTGTTCCTGGATCTCCCTCTGGCCCAAGTTCGCAAACAGCCTCCTGGGCGTCGCCTAAGAGAAGTCCGTCCTGCCGACTTACTACAACTAATGTGGTTTTGGCAACCGGCATTTTCGACAAACCGTCACAGTTCAAGACCCACAAACACGCAAACTGCTCATCCAAGTCGTTGCTGTACAACTCGGAGTGCACGGGCATGACTCTCAACGAGCTGATTGACAAACGGTTCAATGGGCTCTTCCACTTTGACCATTCGGACTCAGATGTCACCCTGGTGGTCGGATCTGGCTTCTCTGCTGCCGACATCATCAGTTCGACTTTCAAGCAGGGCGGAAGAGTGCTTCATTTGTTCAAATGGGGTGACAAACCGTGTCCTTTAAAAGGATTCCCTAGAGAGCTGTACCCCGAGTACGCTTCTATTTACAGATGGATGAGGCTGGCAGCTGCAACTCAGAAAAGGTCTGCTAGCGGTGCTCAACCAACTAATGGGGTTGTTTCAACGTCTCGAAAATGTAAGTTTGAAGAAAACGGATGCCACTACGAGGGACTGGCAAACACAAAGATTCTATCTGCTGAAGACGGAGTTCTCAAACTAGAACTTCCCGGCGGAGAGGTTCTGACTCGACACGTAGGAGGCGTGCGCATTTGTGTCGGTCGAACCGGGTCTCTGCAGTTTCTATCAAACCGCATCCTGCATGCCCTAGACCTCGCTCAACAGGAGGCCTACACGGTGAACAAGCATACGATTTCCAAGCGCATTCTCAACCCGAGGAAAGACAAGGGAGACCCATCAAACGGTCTCTCAGACCTCGGACACAAGCACACAAACCGACCTGTGTCCAACGGTGATCCAAAGACCCCCGACTCGGCAGGCGCCTCTCCATGCACCTACGTGGCTGCGGGAGCTCCAGGCGACGCCCAGTCGTGCGAGGCCATGGATAATGCCTTCTACGGCGACTTTCAGGTGCTTCCCAACATGTACGCCATTGGCAGCCTCGCGGGAGATTCTCTCGTGCGGTTTGTgcttggaggagctgctgctgtgggcAAGTTGTTGGGCGTCTAG